Within Vicia villosa cultivar HV-30 ecotype Madison, WI linkage group LG1, Vvil1.0, whole genome shotgun sequence, the genomic segment ATTTTCAAGAACACCTACAGGATACTTGACAGATCGGTCTGCAAGTTGTACTGACATCTTGGTTGGTCTTAGATCTCCCATGTTTAGTTTCTcgcaaatggacaaaggcattaggcTAATACTAGCTCCTAAGTCGCATAAAGCTTTGTCTATGACAAATTTTCCTATATTGCAAGGTATGGAGAAACTTCCTGGGTCTTTCAGCTTAGGtggcattttattttgaattattgcaCTACATTCAACAATGAGTGTTATGGTCTCGTTGtcttctaatttcttcttattcgataggatttcttttaggaacTTAGCATGTGAGGGCATTTGGGTAATGGCTTCTGTAAACGGAATTGTGATGTTTAACAGTTTAAGAAGTTCGACAAATTTCTTAAATTGCTCTATGTTTCTAGATTTCTCGAGTCTTTGAGGGTACAGGATAGGTGGTTTATAAGGTGGTGGAGGTATGTATGGCGCTTCTTTTTCCTCCGTCTCGCCTTTTTTGTCTTCTTTCTCCTTCGGATCACTTGGTTTATCCTTGGGTCTACTTTCCTCCTCAGTTGTCTTCCTAGGGCTTTGGAACATAGCAGGGTTTTTAAGCCTATGGTCAGTCGGTTCATCCATCTCTCTACCACTTCGCAGAATAATAGCATGAGCATGTCCCTTTGGGTTTGGTTGTGGCTGTCCTGGAAATGTCCCAGCAGGTgcggcagtaggtgcttgttgctGTGCCACTTGAGAGATTTGTGTCTCGAGCATCTTGTTGTGAGTGGCCAACGCGTCTACTTTAGTCGCTAACTGTTTGATTTGCTCATTAGTGTGCATGTTCTGGTTTATGAAATCCTTATTAGTCTGAGTTTGAGTGGCTATGAAATTTTCCATCATTATTTCTAAGTTAGATTTCCTAGGGACGTTAGGAGCAGCAAATGGTGCCTTTTGATATCTAGGTGGTACACTGGGTGCTTGACCAGGTGCGTACAAAGCATTATTGTTCTTGTACGAGAAATTAGGGTGATTCTTCCATCCTGGGTTATACGTGTTTGAGtaggggtttccttgagcattGTTTACTGGTTCGGGGGAAACTTCTGCCAAAAGTTGGCACTCGGGGGCAGCATGTCCAGACATCCCGCATATTTCGCAATTTGGGGAAACAGCAGCCACGGCGGCTACAAGTGCTATAGTGAGGTTTTCAATCTTCTGAGTTAGGGCATCGACTTCGGCGTTAACGCGGTCGAGGCTACTTATCTCGTACATTCCACTCTTTGTTGAAGATTTCTCTCCAGAAGTTTTCTCTGATTGAGCTTTCTCGCTTCCCCATTGATAATGGTTTTGAGCCATACTTTCAATAAGTGCGTAGGCATCA encodes:
- the LOC131593325 gene encoding uncharacterized protein LOC131593325; this encodes MPSTRSRSEDLALPIPEPERSITVSRRLRCTRTLVPTPISEPVEESTMGEQPRPLKSYVIPSQAEPHNSIAASAIEANNFELKPSLLSAVQQNQFSGNATEDPNLHLSVFLQYADTVKANGVSSEAIRLRLFPFSLRDRARAWLQSLPANSVTTWNELKKVFLACYFQPSKTAMLRAQITGFRQKDNESLFEAWERYKDMLRLSPHHGLEQWLIIHTFYNGLLYNTRLTIDVAASGALMDKEYSDAYALIESMAQNHYQWGSEKAQSEKTSGEKSSTKSGMYEISSLDRVNAEVDALTQKIENLTIALVAAVAAVSPNCEICGMSGHAAPECQLLAEVSPEPVNNAQGNPYSNTYNPGWKNHPNFSYKNNNALYAPGQAPSVPPRYQKAPFAAPNVPRKSNLEIMMENFIATQTQTNKDFINQNMHTNEQIKQLATKVDALATHNKMLETQISQVAQQQAPTAAPAGTFPGQPQPNPKGHAHAIILRSGREMDEPTDHRLKNPAMFQSPRKTTEEESRPKDKPSDPKEKEDKKGETEEKEAPYIPPPPYKPPILYPQRLEKSRNIEQFKKFVELLKLLNITIPFTEAITQMPSHAKFLKEILSNKKKLEDNETITLIVECSAIIQNKMPPKLKDPGSFSIPCNIGKFVIDKALCDLGASISLMPLSICEKLNMGDLRPTKMSVQLADRSVKYPVGVLENVLVRIRQFYIPTDFIIMDIKEDVNTPIIIGRPFLATAGAIIDVKKGKLTFEVGEEKVEFILTQFLQAPAIKDTCYLVDVIDECIREIGL